The nucleotide sequence acacaccgggGCCTTacgcgtctttctctctctttctcgctacGTGTTCCTTAATATGGCGGCGCGCCGGCATGACGCACGcgatttttccctctctctcccttataCACTGCAATCTTCCGCCTTATGGTTCAAACATATTAAAGAGAAGAGATATTAGATAAGCCGACTGCACTTACCCATAGACACGGCGGCGCGGGTGTAATGTCTGTCACACTCTGAGGCCGGGTGGTAGCAGTAGAGCACAGCGTTCGTTATGTATGGACGGAGCGGCAGGTATACCGTATATGCGCATATATCTAAGTAAACGTAAGCGAAGTGTCGtgggtgtgtgcgtgtgcggtTCGGGAATTATGGCCGTAGGTAGGCAAGCACCTCTGCTTCAATCGATGCGCCGAGTAGCTGCGACGGTAGCCTCAGGTCCCTCCATAAAGGCacgtatgtatatatcttTAGTAGTGGCTATAGGTGCCTATACTCGCGCAGGAACCGAGAGTTGCTTTCGcatacaacaacaacaatgtAACGTGTATTAATAAACTGTAATATCTGCAAGGTCCGCAAAGCACTTTCGTCTTATAGGTACTATAGATCGCGAATTCTCCAGTCAGGATcacacgcgcacacgcacacacacgcacgcgagAAGGACTCACTGCGTGCTTCttgttcttttttctttcgtaCAGAGAACTGATGCCGCGCAAACCGACGCTCAGCTCAGTGCACCGTCGCGGACGAATTCCGGAGGAGTACTGAGCTGACTTGTTGGCGCGAGCGTCGCGCTGCCGTCGCGACTCGCGGTGATCACgttatattatacttatatatatatatatatatatagagagagagggacgtgTGTGTATCAGTGTGCGCGGTGATTCTGTCTCGCTCCGCGGCGCGGGGCCCTATATACACCACGCGTGCCTCGAATTcctgagtgagagagagagagagaggagatttCGCGACGGTTTGCCGTTCGCGCTTGTGTGCGCGACTCGCGGAGGGGCGAGCTTGTGCGGCCGTCGGTCcgtccgtgtgtgtgtgtgctttttTCTGCCGTTTTTCCACTTGTTGATGCTCCGTTTTATCGCGCCGGGCTTTGGATGCCGACgcttattgaaatattttggatttttCGGGTGGTGAATGAAGCCTTCGCGCGGGATTGTTTGAGGAAGCGTTAGTATGCttgagttttttaatattttaattgataacGTGCACTTTTAACGTGTCTAATGTTTCTGAACTATAAGCGGAAAATAGATAACATGGACTCAGTACTTGATGACATCAAGTTTGCATTCATAGCGTTATGCTTTTTTTCGATACCGCTTCATTCGTACGCGAATTCGTGCCATTTCCAGCATCTCCGAAATAGTGGAAATCCAGCACAACCTCCCCTTCGTAAAGAGCGCGCATCAGAGGCAGCTCAAGCCCGAATGCGCGCAGCTGATTGGTGCCGACTTGTCCCCTCGTCTCCCCATTGATCCGACCATTCCTCCCCTACTCTCAAATCCCATCATGGAGAGAGTGGAAGAGTAGCACATCGACATTGATCGTGCGACACCTGGTGGTGAGCCGGCAAATTGCTCCATACCttcatatttatttatcattgcTCAAATTACTTTTAGTGTACTCGCCTATATAGGCGGACAGTCGCGAGTAGATTTCAGTGATTTTTAATTATGGAGGTCGCACGATTCGCACCGCGTCCGATATCAACGAAATACCTATCTTGTGCAGTGAGAGGCTGCGGCAGTAAATCACACAAGGATGCTACCATTTGCTTTCACAAGTTCCCGAGACCGGGGCAATGTTTCGTCAAGGTAGATGACCAGAAGATAGATAGATTTCTGGTGTGGAAAAATTTATTGGAAGTCGATCACGTCACTCCAAAAACGAAAGTTTGCTCGCTGCACTTTTTAAAGAGCGACTACTTCTTCCCGGGTAAGCTGTAGCAATAGTTTGATTGTAAGAATAAGTGAGGTTACAAAgttttgattgtttttattgtAGACATCCAAGCGCAAAAGAGGATATTGAAGAAGATCGCAGTGCCTTCGTGCAATTTACCCGGGGTCGATGTAAAGAGAGGTAACAATGAAAGTCCAGGAGTCAGTAAGAAGCCCAACGAAGAAATCCTTTTCGTGAATGTCAAAGTGGAAAATGTGGATTTCGAAAGCACTCCGGAGTTTGCTAATTTTCAATCGACTGACATCAAGCAAGAAATACTCGAGGAGCCTTTTTTCAAAGACGCAGAAGTGCAAGCGAACGAAAGCCCGAAACCTTCGGTCAAAGATGTCGAAATGCAAGCGAAGCTCGTCAGCTCGCAATTTCCTTACGAAGAGTTTATCCGGAAAACCAAGAATTCCGGGCCTGAGCCTCCGGTCAAAGACGCGGAAGTGCAAGTGAAGACCGACTGTATCTTATTCAACGTGATACACTGTATAAAGAGCGACCAAGAGCTACACATCTCAACCGGCATCGAGTCGTTCGACGCTTTGAGCGCCATCGTGCAACGAATAAAGGAAATCTGCGGCGAAAAATTCGAGCATCCCAACATGAGATTGAACACGAGAGAACGAGTGATCATGACATTTATGAAATTGAAGCACAACTTGTCCTACAGTTTCTTGGCGATTCTCTTCAAGCATTACACGCCAACGCACTGCAAGCGAGTCATCACCGAAACCATAGATATATTGAGCCAGTGTTCGAAGGATGGAATTTCCTGGCCATTGAtcaaagatattaaaaaaacattgCTAAAACATTCGTAGTATAGTTGTCGACCTAAAAACGGAGCAGCAGACGTAATCGCCGTGGTCGTCGAGAGAAAAGAAGCCGGAATACCTATACGAAAAAGGGGAGAAGAGGAGCTCACGAGGGGAGCACATAACGAGTGTATACTCGCGGAGACAAACGCGAGTAACGAGCCGGATTGATTGAGAGATAAtagcgcttctctctctgtctcgatGCTTTGGGACAAACTTTTTTATACGTAACGGATTGTCAGAGTCGTATATTGTTTACGGCTCGGGAGAGGAAGGGAAAATCGGGAGCGACCTCCGACGAAAGCGAAAACACATGCGGAAATCGAACGATTAGCCGCGATGTGTCTACATATATACCCATTAAGGGTGCGACCAAATTAGGTCGGCTGGATTTCAGGGCTGTCCTACTTTTCGTACATGTGTGTTGTAGACTTTCATTGTTGCTTGAAAAATGATGCTATATATCGAAAGTTGGAGCGCTTAGTAGTCTGCGTTCgagttaataatttaatacatatttctttgtttacttcGCGTTCTTATCGTTTGTATTAAAAAGTATTCCACGATCCTTTAATTAAAAGGCAAAAAAGATGAGGTTTAAAAAGCTTATAGACTGTGTAGTGTGTAATCGCTATTACTCGCGAGTTTATTAGATTTTACCACGAAAATGTAATGAGTTCTCCCTTACAAACgttgtattaataaaaaaattaatttatatacacCATCGTAATGTTTCTGGTCGAATCGAGGCCTAATACATAAAACAAAGAACCTGTCGACGATTACATTACGGTACTTAAGCAGCTCGGTATATATACAATGCGTGTAATTTTCTTGCTGATAATGAGAATAGACGACTGTACGCACTGGTACCGTATGAATTTACTTCAAACGAGCTCGTGCCTAAATGAGCACCTACTCCGCTTTATATATCGATCCAAGCGGTGATTTTCCTCGTgacgttttctcgttaatagTCGGCTTAGACGAGGACTACACCGTTGTGGGGTGGACAGGCTTCGATTTACGAATAAGTTCAAGGTGAGCGTTGGGGTTTCTACAGAGATAGTATCTGTGAAAAGACCGCGATTCGTTTTGCGGAGCTGTTAAATTTTTCGAAACAATAACTTTGTCGTTATTAAtggaataaataatgaaagtttgtttttgcaaaatgAAGGTCTTGAGAATGAAAACGAAGaaaattctttaaatttttgtaattatcGATTCATAAAACAGAATTACAAAGATAGTTTAAATTGATCAAACCAAATTTGTCTGATCTCAACCACAGTGCACCACGATTTTCTTATCTTGTAAACcttgatttttcatatattactTCACATAAATGCAATTCAACGTACTACGAATGCAAGATAGGAA is from Nasonia vitripennis strain AsymCx chromosome 1, Nvit_psr_1.1, whole genome shotgun sequence and encodes:
- the LOC107980515 gene encoding uncharacterized protein LOC107980515, which produces MEVARFAPRPISTKYLSCAVRGCGSKSHKDATICFHKFPRPGQCFVKVDDQKIDRFLVWKNLLEVDHVTPKTKVCSLHFLKSDYFFPDIQAQKRILKKIAVPSCNLPGVDVKRGNNESPGVSKKPNEEILFVNVKVENVDFESTPEFANFQSTDIKQEILEEPFFKDAEVQANESPKPSVKDVEMQAKLVSSQFPYEEFIRKTKNSGPEPPVKDAEVQVKTDCILFNVIHCIKSDQELHISTGIESFDALSAIVQRIKEICGEKFEHPNMRLNTRERVIMTFMKLKHNLSYSFLAILFKHYTPTHCKRVITETIDILSQCSKDGISWPLIKDIKKTLLKHS